A part of Chanos chanos chromosome 9, fChaCha1.1, whole genome shotgun sequence genomic DNA contains:
- the tmem115 gene encoding transmembrane protein 115: protein MNRYLPVARQHFLSALASTSVVVKSICATVLVLYLLSWAVDTSYALGVTPGFLFPPNFWIWTLVTHSVVEQHVWGMAANIGTVMVAGRLLEPLWGALELLIFFAVVNVAAGLLAGLSYLLTYAATFDLDYLFAVRIYGTPAFLGGVLVALKQTTGDTTVLRVPQVRLKAAPALALLALAVLRLAGLLESTAPLAACGYGALAGWVYLRFYQRHSRGRGDMSDHFAFASFFPEALQPAVGFGAGLIHSILVKMKVCRKMVKRYDVGAPSSITISLPGTDPQDAERRRQLALKALNERLKRVEDQSAWPSMEDEEDDEEDEVRTDTPLLPAREAPSPAAKPTQNLTGQESSIISFEDAPARS from the exons atgaACCGTTACTTACCTGTTGCACGACAGCACTTCTTAAGCGCCCTTGCTAGCACTAGTGTAGTGGTAAAATCCATCTGTGCCACTGTGCTCGTTCTCTACCTGCTTTCATGGGCTGTGGATACATCGTACGCACTCGGCGTAACGCCGGGCTTCCTCTTTCCTCCGAACTTTTGGATTTGGACCCTGGTGACTCATTCTGTAGTGGAGCAGCACGTATGGGGCATGGCTGCAAACATTGGCACCGTAATGGTCGCTGGCCGCCTGCTGGAGCCTCTGTGGGGAGCACTGGAACTGCTAATTTTCTTCGCTGTGGTGAACGTGGCTGCGGGGCTCCTTGCTGGCCTCTCCTATCTTCTCACTTATGCTGCTACTTTTGACCTGGACTACCTGTTTGCCGTGCGCATATACGGCACGCCTGCCTTTTTGGGAGGTGTGTTGGTGGCGCTGAAACAGACGACCGGAGACACTACAGTGCTGCGTGTGCCGCAAGTGCGTCTGAAGGCAGCGCCCGCGTTGGCGCTCTTGGCGCTGGCCGTGCTAAGGCTGGCGGGGCTGCTGGAGAGCACAGCTCCCTTGGCCGCGTGTGGTTACGGCGCCCTAGCTGGTTGGGTCTACCTGCGGTTCTACCAGAGGCATAGCCGCGGGCGAGGGGACATGTCTGACCACTTTGCCTTTGCCTCGTTCTTCCCGGAGGCACTGCAGCCGGCTGTGGGGTTCGGAGCGGGGCTCATACACTCGATTCTGGTAAAGATGAAGGTGTGTCGGAAGATGGTGAAACGTTACGACGTCGGGGCGCCGTCTTCCATCACCATCAGCCTCCCCGGCACGGACCCCCAGGacgcagagaggaggag GCAACTGGCGTTAAAAGCCCTGAACGAACGTCTGAAGCGTGTGGAAGACCAGTCTGCTTGGCCCAGCatggaggatgaggaagatgatgaggaggaCGAGGTGCGAACTGACACTCCATTACTCCCAGCCCGGGAAGCCCCGTCCCCAGCAGCTAAGCCCACCCAGAATCTCACGGGACAGGAGTCCAGCATCATAAGCTTTGAGGACGCTCCAGCTcgctcttaa
- the ssuh2rs1 gene encoding protein SSUH2 homolog, whose product MERTPILSGGSSYGTVNPGYIPTAAAGPAMSAAPIPHTHGPSAPPSDMFDTVPGYEGTVSGGGDGYLPPPMPTVPMPAPESRPAHPDWHIPSITEETAREAFIMFASNKCCYSTGPARNGVITNMAAYNTYRYRLETFTESRSTEWSHEPYKGQPVDAYQQPAPGPWDIAAQPPSFFSEHTQQIRVPYTSSVKGCHACLGMGRMPCKDCAGAGNKVCWVCNGSGYRHSDDRCSHCNGRGRENCSRCSGQGSRLCDTCRGQRQLLVFINLKIKWTNNQDSYVVEQSSGLRVENLSKVTGKELFRDAQYLVYPLSGFPDPAVARASEQLIREHQGKYSLTSRILQQRQTIELIPITKVDYMWKGKSHVFFVYGNEFQVNADDYPATCCCSVM is encoded by the exons ATGGAGCGGACACCGATACTGAG CGGTGGATCCTCCTATGGCACGGTCAATCCTGGATACATACCAACGGCAGCGGCGGGCCCAG CAATGTCCGCTGCGCCCATTCCACACACCCACGGTCCGTCCGCGCCTCCATCTGATATGTTCGACACTGTACCGGGCTACGAGGGCACCGTGTCCGGCGGAGGAG ATGGCTACCTTCCTCCTCCTATGCCCACTGTGCCAATGCCAGCCCCAGAGAGCCGGCCTGCCCACCCAGACTGGCA TATCCCATCCATAACTGAAGAGACGGCGCGTGAGGCCTTTATCATGTTTGCTTCAAACAAGTGCTGTTACAGTACTGGTCCAGCTCGAAATGGAGTCATTACCAACATGGCGGCCTACAACACTTACAGG TATCGTTTGGAGACTTTCACAGAGTCCCGATCCACCGAGTGGAGCCACGAGCCCTATAAAG GGCAGCCCGTTGACGCTTACCAACAGCCGGCTCCCGGCCCTTGGGACATCGCAGCCCAGCCTCCCAGCTTCTTCAGTGAACACACTCAGCAAATACGAGTACCCTACACTTCCTCAGTGAAG GGCTGTCACGCTTGTCTGGGGATGGGAAGGATGCCATGTAAGGACTGTGCTGGAGCTGGAAAT AAAGTCTGTTGGGTGTGTAACGGCTCTGGCTATCGCCACAGTGACGACCGCTGTAGCCACTGCAACGGCAGGGGCCGTGAGAA CTGCAGTCGCTGTAGTGGCCAAGGCTCACGGCTGTGTGACACTTGTAGGGGGCAGAGACAGTTACTTGTCTTCATAAACCTCAAGATCAAATG GACTAATAATCAGGACAGTTATGTGGTGGAGCAATCAAGTGGTCTGCGGGTGGAAAACTTAAGTAAAGTGACCGGGAAAGAGCTTTTCAGGGATGCCCAGTACCTG GTGTATCCACTCTCAGGCTTTCCTGATCCCGCCGTGGCGCGAGCGTCTGAGCAGCTGATCAGAGAGCACCAAGGGAAATACTCTCTCACTTCCCGTATCCTACAACAG CGTCAGACCATAGAACTGATTCCCATCACCAAGGTGGACTATATGTGGAAGGGGAAGTCGCACGTTTTCTTCGTGTATGGGAATGAATTCCAAGTGAATGCCGACGACTACCCTGCAACCTGCTGCTGCTCCGTGATGTAG
- the grip2a gene encoding glutamate receptor-interacting protein 2a produces the protein MWRLSCSVNPKRLPEFPVGSKKKGFGGGVKGKRRMFSFSMRCRMGIIRGHVKDDGPYSKGSRDSAGSDNSVVSKRRSITEQLRGVTTVELLKREGSSLGLTISGGSDKDGKPRVSNLRPGGLAARSDQLNVGDYIKSVNGINLTKLRHDEIISMLKNIGERVVLEVEYDLPPFAPSSPGAVISKTIEVCLEKEGNSFGFVVRGGFHEDWHKARPLVVTYVRPGGPADREGTLRAGDRLLSVNGVALNRQKHADALTLIMQSSQEAFFLIEYDITVMDSVQQASGPLQVEIVRSAGSVLGISLSTAIYRNKHVITIQKIKPASVADRCGALHVGDILLAIDGMSTEHCSLMEAQQLLASSSELTKLEILPSQHSLQDTVRVQRSSQRQWDPSVNYLSPQPSQSKAAAASWSHTNPTHTQRCKMSGNAANTSGFHSYNCGTQSPYASSVPPTYPSNTLPPYPSSPHNMGTKRRPRRKEHKSSLSLSSSTVGAGGQVVHVETSEVVLRGDPLTGFGLQLQGGVFATETLSAPACVRFIEPDSPAERCGVLQVGDRLLSINGIPTEDGTLEEANQLLRDAALANKVTLEVEFDVAESVIPSSGTFHVKLPKRRGVELGITISASKKPGKPLIISDIRKGSIAHRVGTLEPGDRLLAIDNVRLDNCGMEEAMSVLQQAEDMVKLRIQKDEDNTDELESSGTVMYTVELKRHGGPLGITISGTEEPFNPILISSLTRNGLAHRTGALHVGDRVLAINNVSLKGKPLSEAIHLLQTAGDTVTLKIKKRTESAIDSDSQLRAEPSYLSDTEDDQSESFRPSKFSEFPPRTPPSLDSAMESWDGSALDAGYGSQGIYLHRSSDLTLHPPEWRRTNHRSPVASRRQAHNATLYDERRRGEEWSKYTGSVSPARCRGDTESQESYWSQALQDLETCGQSEILRELEASIMSGSTLSLGAEETESHDVSETKQLSPESSQSWEGTAVKEDLKETTIPAMPLELHKLCVRRDEDSRDFGFSVSDGLLEKGVYVNMIRPDGPADRAGLRPYDRILQVNHARTRDFDCCLVVPLITEASEQLQLVISRNPLAQARMWPAQGSEGPSDTLPGLLAHSPNKADL, from the exons ATGTGGCGACTGAGTTGCAGCGTGAATCCCAAGCGTCTCCCCGAGTTCCCTGTGGGCTCCAAAAAGAAGGGATTTGGAGGAGGAGTGAAGGGAAAGAGAcgaatgttctctttctctatgcGCTGCCGTATGGGAATCATCAGAGGACATGTGAAAG ATGATGGCCCATATTCAAAAGGGAGTAGGGATTCTGCTGGGAGTGACAACAGTGTTGTCTCAAAGAGACGCAGTATCACAG agcaacTGCGGGGGGTGACCACGGTGGAGCTGCTGAAGAGGGAAGGCAGCAGTCTTGGACTCACCATTTCTGGCGGCTCGGATAAGGACGGCAAGCCGAGGGTGTCAAACTTAAGGCCGGGCGGGCTTGCGGCCAG GAGCGACCAGTTGAACGTTGGAGACTACATTAAGTCTGTGAACGGGATCAACCTGACCAAACTGCGTCATGACGAGATCATCAGCATGCTTAAGAACATCGGAGAACGAGTGGTGCTGGAGGTGGAATATGACCTTCCCCCCTTCG CACCCAGCAGCCCCGGTGCCGTGATCTCTAAAACCATTGAGGTGTGTCTGGAGAAAGAGGGCAACAGCTTTGGCTTCGTTGTACGAG GGGGATTTCATGAGGACTGGCACAAAGCTAGACCTCTAGTGGTGACCTATGTGAGACCAGGGGGACCTGCAGACAG ggaAGGTACCCTGCGAGCGGGCGATCGTCTCCTGAGTGTAAATGGTGTGGCCttgaacagacagaaacacgCTGATGCCCTTACACTCATCATGCAGAGCAGCCAGGAGGCCTTCTTCCTCATCGAATATGACATTACAGTGATGG actCTGTTCAGCAGGCATCGGGACCATTGCAGGTTGAAATTGTGAGATCTgcaggttctgtacttggtatTAGCCTCAGCACTGCCATCTACAGGAACAAACATGTCATTACGATCCAAAAAATCAAACCTGCAAGTGTGGCTGACAG GTGTGGAGCCCTGCATGTGGGTGATATCCTATTGGCCATTGATGGAATGAGCACAGAACACTGTTCTCTTATGGAAGCACAACAGCTACTGGCCAGCAGCTCTGAACTCACCAAGCTAGAGATCCTGCCTTCTCAACACAGCCTACAGGATActg TGAGGGTCCAGAGGAGCAGTCAGCGTCAATGGGACCCGAGCGTGAATTACCTCTCTCCACAACCCTCACAGAGCAAAGCAGCCGCTGCATCATGGAGCCACACaaaccctacacacacgcaACGCTGCAAAA TGTCTGGCAATGCTGCAAATACATCTGGATTCCATAGTTACAACTGTGGCACCCAGTCCCCTTATGCCAGCAGTGTCCCGCCTACGTATCCCAGCAACACTCTGCCACCATATCCTTCAAGTCCTCACAACATGGGCACCAAGAGGAGGCCGAGGAGGAAAGAGCACAAGAGCTCGT TGTCTCTGTCGTCGAGTACGGTGGGTGCGGGGGGGCAGGTGGTCCACGTCGAGACCAGCGAGGTGGTTCTGAGAGGCGACCCCCTGACCGGGTTCGGCCTGCAGCTGCAGGGCGGCGTGTTCGCTACAGAGACCCTGTCTGCTCCGGCCTGCGTCCGTTTCATAGAGCCTGACAGCCCGGCCGAGAG GTGTGGGGTGCTCCAGGTTGGGGACAGACTCCTGTCCATCAATGGAATCCCTACAGAGGATGGAACACTGGAGGAAGCCAATCAGCTGCTCCGAGACGCAGCCCTGGCCAATAAAGTCACACTGGAAGTGGAGTTTGATGTAGCTG AATCCGTGATCCCGAGCAGCGGGACGTTCCACGTGAAGCTGCCCAAAAGGCGCGGCGTGGAGCTGGGTATTACTATCAGCG CGAGCAAGAAACCCGGGAAACCTCTCATCATCTCGGACATCCGGAAAGGCAGCATCGCTCACAG AGTAGGCACACTGGAGCCCGGCGATCGTCTGTTGGCGATTGATAACGTGAGATTGGATAACTGTGGAATGGAGGAGGCCATGAGCGTTCTCCAGCAAGCTGAGGACATGGTCAAACTCCGCATTCAAAAAGATGAAGACAACACTG ATGAGCTGGAGTCATCTGGCACTGTGATGTACACAGTGGAGCTGAAGAGACATGGAGGTCCTCTGGGCATAACCATCTCTGGCACCGAGGAACCTTTTAATCCCATCCTCATCTCTAGCCTCACACGCAACGGCCTTGcccacag GACCGGCGCTCTTCACGTGGGTGACCGCGTTTTGGCCATCAATAACGTGAGTCTGAAGGGCAAACCACTCAGTGAAGCCATTCATCTACTGCAAACTGCTGGggacacagtcacactcaagATCAAAAAACGGACAGAGT CTGCTATAGATTCAGACAGCCAGCTGAGAGCAGAGCCTTCATATCTGAGTGACACTGAAGATGACCAATCGGAGTCTTTCAGACCCAGTAAATTCTCTGAATTCCCCCCTCGAACCCCACCCAGCCTTGACTCTGCCATGGAGTCTTGGGATGGCTCTGCTTTGGATGCTGGTTACGGGAGCCAAG GTATATACCTCCATAGGTCATCTGATCTGACACTCCATCCTCCTGAATGGAGACGCACCAATCACAGGAGCCCAGTGGCTTCCAGAAGACAAGCCCACAATGCTACGCTATACGACGAGAGACGAAGAGGGGAGGAATGGAGCAAGTATACAGG ATCTGTCAGTCCAGCGCGTTGCCGTGGTGATACTGAATCCCAAGAAAGCTATTGGTCACAAGCCCTGCAAGACCTGGAGACCTGTGGCCAATCAGAGATCCTCAGAGAGCTGGAG GCCTCTATAATGTCAGGCAGTACCCTGAGTTtgggagcagaggagacagagtcaCATGACGTGAGTGAGACGAAACAGCTGTCCCCCGAGTCTAGCCAGTCCTGGGAGGGGACTGCAGTGAAGGAGGACCTGAAGGAGACCACCATACCCGCGATGCCCTTGGAGCTACATAAG ctgtgtgtgagaagggaCGAGGACAGTAGGGATTTTGGGTTCAGCGTGTCCGACGGCCTGCTGGAGAAGGGCGTTTACGTGAACATGATCCGTCCGGACGGTCCCGCCGACCGGGCTGGCTTACGGCCATACGACCGAATCCTGCAG GTGAACCACGCCCGCACACGGGACTTTGACTGTTGTCTGGTTGTGCCTCTCATAACGGAAGCGTCGGAGCAGCTCCAGCTGGTCATCAGCAGGAACCCGCTGGCTCAGGCCCGCATGTGGCCGGCCCAGGGTAGTGAGGGTCCCTCAGACACACTACCTGGCCTCCTCGCCCACAGCCCAAACAAAGCCGATCTCTGA